From the Lysobacter sp. FW306-1B-D06B genome, one window contains:
- a CDS encoding DUF488 domain-containing protein, with the protein MRTVWTVGHSTREWRDFVDLLLPAGIQAVADVRRYPASRWHPQFDAAYLAAALLEAGIEYVPMVELGGRRTARTNSHNTAWRNASFRGYADYMETDEFQHARDRLERLAAQRRTAVMCAEAHWTQCHRALISDNLKSRDWEVIHLIAPDRSEVHPYTKTARIRDGRLDYGADEVTAQGDLF; encoded by the coding sequence ATGCGAACCGTATGGACCGTGGGCCATTCCACGCGTGAATGGCGCGATTTCGTCGATCTGCTGCTGCCGGCCGGAATCCAGGCCGTGGCCGACGTGCGGCGCTATCCGGCCTCGCGTTGGCACCCGCAGTTCGACGCCGCGTACCTCGCGGCCGCGTTACTGGAGGCGGGCATCGAGTACGTGCCGATGGTGGAACTCGGCGGCCGGCGTACGGCGCGCACGAATTCGCACAACACTGCATGGCGCAATGCGTCCTTCCGCGGCTACGCGGACTACATGGAAACGGACGAGTTCCAGCACGCGCGCGATCGCCTGGAGCGTCTGGCTGCGCAACGACGCACGGCGGTGATGTGCGCCGAGGCGCACTGGACGCAGTGCCACCGCGCGCTCATCAGCGACAACCTGAAATCTCGCGACTGGGAGGTGATCCACCTCATCGCGCCCGATCGCAGCGAGGTGCATCCATACACGAAGACGGCGCGCATCCGCGACGGTCGGCTCGATTACGGCGCCGATGAGGTAACGGCGCAGGGCGACCTGTTTTGA
- a CDS encoding nuclear transport factor 2 family protein — translation MIRTILLTLALLASPTAFAFERDADLLAMDATWNEMRMKPDVEGLERILADDWMLTHSDGRVQHKADYLDELRTATRRNQGIGNEDLRVRRYGDTVVVTGTSVQSGISNGQPWSGRFRFTRVWVQRDGAWKMIASHSSRIAEAK, via the coding sequence ATGATCCGGACGATCCTCCTCACGCTCGCGCTGCTCGCCTCACCGACGGCCTTCGCGTTCGAACGCGATGCCGACCTGCTCGCCATGGACGCCACCTGGAACGAGATGCGCATGAAGCCCGATGTCGAAGGGCTCGAACGCATCCTCGCCGATGACTGGATGCTCACGCACTCCGACGGCCGCGTGCAGCACAAGGCCGACTATCTCGACGAACTGCGCACCGCCACACGCCGCAACCAGGGCATCGGCAACGAGGACCTGCGTGTCCGCCGCTACGGCGATACGGTCGTGGTCACCGGCACGAGCGTGCAGTCGGGCATCAGCAACGGCCAGCCGTGGAGCGGCCGCTTTCGCTTCACGCGCGTGTGGGTGCAGCGCGATGGCGCGTGGAAGATGATCGCCTCGCACTCCTCGCGCATCGCCGAGGCGAAGTAG
- a CDS encoding PQQ-dependent sugar dehydrogenase — MRHALHCTTLALALSMTLVACQARQGEGDAAPAKAATAAPKALPTQTVASQNGQVTVTTLAGGLEHPWSVALLPDGGFLVTERPGRLRHVSADGAVSAPITGVPTVWAEGQGGLLDVVLAPDFATSKRLFLSYSEPGPDGSAGTAVATATLGDGALTDVKVFYRQEPKLVGPNHFGSRIVFDGKGHVFISQGERNDRPTSQKLDMLQGKLVRLNLDGSVPADNPFVGRKDARPEIWSYGHRNMQSLALDPRTGKVWEAEHGPKGGDEINIPEPGKNYGWPIITHGINYSGLKIPEAIGTSAPGMEQPYHVWEVSPGLSGMAFLTGQPGSKWNDSLFLGALADGSLIRLSLNGDTITGEERLLKDVGARIRDVRVSADGKVYVLTDETDGKLLRLDPPK; from the coding sequence ATGCGCCATGCCCTGCACTGCACCACGCTCGCCCTCGCCCTTTCGATGACGCTCGTCGCCTGCCAGGCGCGCCAGGGCGAAGGCGACGCCGCCCCGGCCAAGGCCGCCACCGCCGCTCCCAAGGCGCTGCCGACGCAAACCGTCGCCAGCCAGAACGGCCAGGTGACGGTCACCACCCTCGCCGGCGGGCTGGAGCACCCGTGGAGCGTCGCCCTGCTGCCCGACGGCGGCTTCCTCGTCACCGAGCGCCCGGGCCGCCTGCGCCACGTCTCCGCCGACGGCGCGGTGTCCGCGCCCATCACCGGCGTGCCGACCGTCTGGGCCGAAGGCCAGGGCGGCCTGCTCGACGTGGTGCTCGCGCCCGACTTCGCCACCAGCAAGCGCCTCTTCCTGAGCTATTCCGAACCCGGCCCGGACGGCAGCGCCGGCACGGCGGTCGCCACCGCCACGCTCGGCGACGGCGCGCTCACCGACGTAAAGGTGTTCTATCGCCAGGAGCCCAAGCTGGTCGGGCCGAACCACTTCGGCTCGCGCATCGTCTTCGACGGCAAGGGCCATGTCTTCATCAGCCAGGGCGAGCGCAACGACCGCCCGACCTCGCAGAAGCTGGACATGCTGCAGGGCAAGCTCGTGCGCCTGAACCTGGACGGCAGCGTTCCGGCCGACAACCCCTTCGTGGGCCGCAAGGACGCGCGTCCGGAAATCTGGAGCTACGGCCACCGCAACATGCAGTCGCTGGCGCTGGATCCGCGCACCGGCAAGGTGTGGGAAGCCGAACACGGCCCGAAGGGCGGCGACGAGATCAACATCCCCGAGCCGGGCAAGAACTACGGCTGGCCGATCATCACCCACGGCATCAACTACTCCGGCCTGAAGATTCCCGAAGCCATCGGCACCTCGGCGCCGGGCATGGAGCAGCCGTATCACGTGTGGGAAGTGTCGCCGGGCCTGTCGGGCATGGCCTTCCTCACCGGGCAGCCGGGTTCGAAGTGGAACGACAGCCTGTTCCTGGGCGCATTGGCGGACGGCAGCCTGATCCGCCTGTCGCTCAACGGCGACACGATCACCGGCGAGGAGCGTCTGCTTAAGGACGTCGGCGCGCGCATCCGCGACGTACGCGTAAGCGCCGACGGCAAGGTCTACGTGCTCACCGACGAGACCGACGGCAAGCTGCTGCGACTGGATCCGCCGAAGTGA